A region from the Hylaeus volcanicus isolate JK05 chromosome 6, UHH_iyHylVolc1.0_haploid, whole genome shotgun sequence genome encodes:
- the LOC128878183 gene encoding transformer-2 protein homolog beta isoform X1, producing MSDIERSGSRSASPRRPRTADGGLRDSRSHSRSRKSRERKESHRPVKEYSRSRSRSVSRGRKSYRSNKYASAGHRGSSRSRSRSPYRGGRYSRSRSRSYSRSRYSRERDRNIYRSHSRSPMSSRRRHVGNRDNPCPSRCLGVFGLSIFTTEQQIHHIFSKYGPVERVQVVIDAKTGRSRGFCFVYFESSEDAKVAKEQCTGMEIDGRRIRVDFSITQRAHTPTPGIYMGKPTHLHDRGWDGPRRRESSYRGSYRRSPSPYYSRRRSRYDRSRSRSYTPPRFESRGIG from the exons ATGAGTGATATCGAG CGAAGCGGTAGTCGTAGCGCAAGTCCTAGAAGACCAAGAACAGCAGACGGAGGTTTGAGAGATTCGCGTTCACATTCAAGATCACGTAAATCACGCGAACGCAAGGAATCCCATAGGCCggtaaaagaatattcaagATCACGTAGCCGTTCTGTATCAAGAGGAAGAAAATCATATCGTAGCAACAAGTATGCCAGTGCAGGTCATCGTGGTAGTAGTCGCAGTCGTAGTCGTTCTCCTTACAGGGGTGGACGGTATTCTCGAAGCCGATCTCGCTCATACTCACGCTCCCGTTATTCCCGTGAACGCGACAGGAACATCTATCGCTCACACTCTCGCAGTCCTATGTCGTCTAGACGACGGCACGTTGGTAACAGGGACAACCCCTGTCCTTCCCGATGCCTAGGTGTATTCGGACTTTCCATTTTCACGACGGAACAACAAATTCATCATATCTTTTCCAAATATGGACCTGTCGAACGTGTGCAAGTTGTAATCGACGCAAAG ACCGGACGTTCTAGAGGATTCTgctttgtatattttgaatcATCTGAAGATGCTAAAGTAGCAAAAGAACAATGCACAGGAATGGAAATTGATGGTCGAAGAATAAGGGTAGATTTCTCGATCACGCAGCGAGCTCATACGCCTACTCCTGGAATTTACATGGGAAAACCTACACACCTACACGACAGAGGATGGGATGGACCTAGACGTAGaga AAGCAGTTACAGGGGAAGCTACCGACGTTCACCCAGCCCATACTACAGTCGCAGACGTTCACGCTATGACAGGTCTAGATCACGCTCCTATACACCACCAC gTTTTGAATCAAGAGGTATTGGATGA
- the LOC128878183 gene encoding transformer-2 protein homolog beta isoform X3 — protein MSDIERSGSRSASPRRPRTADGGLRDSRSHSRSRKSRERKESHRPVKEYSRSRSRSVSRGRKSYRSNKYASAGHRGSSRSRSRSPYRGGRYSRSRSRSYSRSRYSRERDRNIYRSHSRSPMSSRRRHVGNRDNPCPSRCLGVFGLSIFTTEQQIHHIFSKYGPVERVQVVIDAKTGRSRGFCFVYFESSEDAKVAKEQCTGMEIDGRRIRVDFSITQRAHTPTPGIYMGKPTHLHDRGWDGPRRRESSYRGSYRRSPSPYYSRRRSRYDRSRSRSYTPPRRY, from the exons ATGAGTGATATCGAG CGAAGCGGTAGTCGTAGCGCAAGTCCTAGAAGACCAAGAACAGCAGACGGAGGTTTGAGAGATTCGCGTTCACATTCAAGATCACGTAAATCACGCGAACGCAAGGAATCCCATAGGCCggtaaaagaatattcaagATCACGTAGCCGTTCTGTATCAAGAGGAAGAAAATCATATCGTAGCAACAAGTATGCCAGTGCAGGTCATCGTGGTAGTAGTCGCAGTCGTAGTCGTTCTCCTTACAGGGGTGGACGGTATTCTCGAAGCCGATCTCGCTCATACTCACGCTCCCGTTATTCCCGTGAACGCGACAGGAACATCTATCGCTCACACTCTCGCAGTCCTATGTCGTCTAGACGACGGCACGTTGGTAACAGGGACAACCCCTGTCCTTCCCGATGCCTAGGTGTATTCGGACTTTCCATTTTCACGACGGAACAACAAATTCATCATATCTTTTCCAAATATGGACCTGTCGAACGTGTGCAAGTTGTAATCGACGCAAAG ACCGGACGTTCTAGAGGATTCTgctttgtatattttgaatcATCTGAAGATGCTAAAGTAGCAAAAGAACAATGCACAGGAATGGAAATTGATGGTCGAAGAATAAGGGTAGATTTCTCGATCACGCAGCGAGCTCATACGCCTACTCCTGGAATTTACATGGGAAAACCTACACACCTACACGACAGAGGATGGGATGGACCTAGACGTAGaga AAGCAGTTACAGGGGAAGCTACCGACGTTCACCCAGCCCATACTACAGTCGCAGACGTTCACGCTATGACAGGTCTAGATCACGCTCCTATACACCACCAC GTCGATATTAA
- the LOC128878183 gene encoding transformer-2 protein homolog beta isoform X4, producing MSDIERSGSRSASPRRPRTADGGLRDSRSHSRSRKSRERKESHRPVKEYSRSRSRSVSRGRKSYRSNKYASAGHRGSSRSRSRSPYRGGRYSRSRSRSYSRSRYSRERDRNIYRSHSRSPMSSRRRHVGNRDNPCPSRCLGVFGLSIFTTEQQIHHIFSKYGPVERVQVVIDAKTGRSRGFCFVYFESSEDAKVAKEQCTGMEIDGRRIRVDFSITQRAHTPTPGIYMGKPTHLHDRGWDGPRRRDSYRGSYRRSPSPYYSRRRSRYDRSRSRSYTPPRRY from the exons ATGAGTGATATCGAG CGAAGCGGTAGTCGTAGCGCAAGTCCTAGAAGACCAAGAACAGCAGACGGAGGTTTGAGAGATTCGCGTTCACATTCAAGATCACGTAAATCACGCGAACGCAAGGAATCCCATAGGCCggtaaaagaatattcaagATCACGTAGCCGTTCTGTATCAAGAGGAAGAAAATCATATCGTAGCAACAAGTATGCCAGTGCAGGTCATCGTGGTAGTAGTCGCAGTCGTAGTCGTTCTCCTTACAGGGGTGGACGGTATTCTCGAAGCCGATCTCGCTCATACTCACGCTCCCGTTATTCCCGTGAACGCGACAGGAACATCTATCGCTCACACTCTCGCAGTCCTATGTCGTCTAGACGACGGCACGTTGGTAACAGGGACAACCCCTGTCCTTCCCGATGCCTAGGTGTATTCGGACTTTCCATTTTCACGACGGAACAACAAATTCATCATATCTTTTCCAAATATGGACCTGTCGAACGTGTGCAAGTTGTAATCGACGCAAAG ACCGGACGTTCTAGAGGATTCTgctttgtatattttgaatcATCTGAAGATGCTAAAGTAGCAAAAGAACAATGCACAGGAATGGAAATTGATGGTCGAAGAATAAGGGTAGATTTCTCGATCACGCAGCGAGCTCATACGCCTACTCCTGGAATTTACATGGGAAAACCTACACACCTACACGACAGAGGATGGGATGGACCTAGACGTAGaga CAGTTACAGGGGAAGCTACCGACGTTCACCCAGCCCATACTACAGTCGCAGACGTTCACGCTATGACAGGTCTAGATCACGCTCCTATACACCACCAC GTCGATATTAA
- the LOC128878183 gene encoding transformer-2 protein homolog beta isoform X2, whose product MSDIERSGSRSASPRRPRTADGGLRDSRSHSRSRKSRERKESHRPVKEYSRSRSRSVSRGRKSYRSNKYASAGHRGSSRSRSRSPYRGGRYSRSRSRSYSRSRYSRERDRNIYRSHSRSPMSSRRRHVGNRDNPCPSRCLGVFGLSIFTTEQQIHHIFSKYGPVERVQVVIDAKTGRSRGFCFVYFESSEDAKVAKEQCTGMEIDGRRIRVDFSITQRAHTPTPGIYMGKPTHLHDRGWDGPRRRDSYRGSYRRSPSPYYSRRRSRYDRSRSRSYTPPRFESRGIG is encoded by the exons ATGAGTGATATCGAG CGAAGCGGTAGTCGTAGCGCAAGTCCTAGAAGACCAAGAACAGCAGACGGAGGTTTGAGAGATTCGCGTTCACATTCAAGATCACGTAAATCACGCGAACGCAAGGAATCCCATAGGCCggtaaaagaatattcaagATCACGTAGCCGTTCTGTATCAAGAGGAAGAAAATCATATCGTAGCAACAAGTATGCCAGTGCAGGTCATCGTGGTAGTAGTCGCAGTCGTAGTCGTTCTCCTTACAGGGGTGGACGGTATTCTCGAAGCCGATCTCGCTCATACTCACGCTCCCGTTATTCCCGTGAACGCGACAGGAACATCTATCGCTCACACTCTCGCAGTCCTATGTCGTCTAGACGACGGCACGTTGGTAACAGGGACAACCCCTGTCCTTCCCGATGCCTAGGTGTATTCGGACTTTCCATTTTCACGACGGAACAACAAATTCATCATATCTTTTCCAAATATGGACCTGTCGAACGTGTGCAAGTTGTAATCGACGCAAAG ACCGGACGTTCTAGAGGATTCTgctttgtatattttgaatcATCTGAAGATGCTAAAGTAGCAAAAGAACAATGCACAGGAATGGAAATTGATGGTCGAAGAATAAGGGTAGATTTCTCGATCACGCAGCGAGCTCATACGCCTACTCCTGGAATTTACATGGGAAAACCTACACACCTACACGACAGAGGATGGGATGGACCTAGACGTAGaga CAGTTACAGGGGAAGCTACCGACGTTCACCCAGCCCATACTACAGTCGCAGACGTTCACGCTATGACAGGTCTAGATCACGCTCCTATACACCACCAC gTTTTGAATCAAGAGGTATTGGATGA
- the LOC128878142 gene encoding 5-formyltetrahydrofolate cyclo-ligase, giving the protein MCGTKAAKLLLRKKMKIVIEQLNFEEKHRQSKKVFEKLCALPQFQESRRISLYLSTKDEIDTIVILKHAFKTKKEVFVPRYNGKQMEMVKLLSMEDYEQLPLTKWNIKQPKADEPRENALETGGLDLILLPGVAFSVNGKRLGHGMGYYDKFLKSCFMKQQQKPHLIAVAFNEQIQTDIPTSENDVIIDLVLTEK; this is encoded by the exons AACTTAATTTTGAGGAGAAACATAGACAATCAAAGAAAGTGTTTGAAAAA CTTTGTGCTTTGCCACAATTTCAAGAAAGCAGAAGGATCTCATTATATTTAAGTACGAAAGATGAAATTGATACAATAGTAATATTAAAGCATGcctttaaaacaaaaaaggagGTATTTGTTCCTAGATATAATGGAAAACAAATGGAAATGgttaaattactttcaatgGAAGATTATGAACAACTACCATTAACTAAATGGAATATCAAGCAACCAAAGGCTGATGAACCAAGAGAAAATGCTTTGGAAActg gTGGATTGGATTTAATACTTCTACCAGGTGTTGCATTTAGTGTGAATG GAAAACGTCTAGGACACGGGATGGGTTATTatgacaaatttttgaaatcttgTTTCAtgaaacaacaacaaaaaccACACTTAATTGCAGTGGCATTTAATGAACAAATACAAACAGATATACCCACATcagaaaatgatgtaattatAGATCTTGTacttacagaaaaataa